The Bifidobacterium coryneforme genome segment GTGGTCTTCATGCATGGGGCGGGATACGGAACCTGCGACAACTCCTTTGGTGATGTGGCGGAGACCCTGGCCTCGGCAGGCTTCGTGACGGCCGTCCTCGACAAGCCGGTCTGGTCGACCACCGATGCCAACAGGGACTATCCGGCATCCGCCAGGGCCTATGATCAGGTCATCAATCTCCTGCGTGCCAAGCAGAATGTGGATCCCGCTAGGGTGGGTATCTATGCGACCAGTGAGAGCACCTGGATATCATCCTTCCTGCTGACCATGGATAAGGATGTCGCCTTCCAGATTCTTCTCAGCCCCATGGTCTATTCACCCCGTCACGCCGTCGGGTTCTTCGTTGCCCAGGATTTCGCCATCGCCGGTGCCAACCAGGGCTACCAGTCGGTGGTTCGTCGTCTCTTCAGCACCGACGCTTCCCTTTTCAACATCAACAGCCTGGACATCGATCCGACCGACGGGAACACCTACGCCATACCGACCCTCCTGGCCTACGGGGCCAAGGATGTGATGACCGCCCAGGTTGAGGGGGTCCAAAGAGTGTTGGCCGAAGCCCATGCCGCCGGGAACGAGAACGTGACCGTCCGTTCATACGCCGTATCCAACCACGTGCTGAGGCTGGGGGACGAAGCCAACACCGGCACTCCCTTGGCTGATCACTACCAGGAAGACATGACCAACTGGGCCGTGGGGCAGGCCAGTGGACTCAGACAGACCAGTCCCAGCGTGGGAGGGGCGACCATCCACCAGTCCATCGCCGTTCCGACCGACCTGCGCGGTAGGCCGGTCCTGACCATCTACATGCTGGCCCTGCACATTCTGACCTTCCTGCTTCTGCTGATCTCCCTGGTGCTGGCCCTGGTGGCCGGTGGGGTGAAGATTCATCATCTGATTCGGCATAAGGGCCCTGCTCTGGGCTTCTCGCACGGGTTCGGGGGGTCCCTGGCCACCGTCACCGGAACCACCCTGGCCTCGTTGGTGCTCTTTGCGGCCGGGCTCGGACAGGTCATCATGGCCGTGGTCAAACTGGGTTGGGGTGGTGTGCCCGACCCTGCCGGTGTCAGCTATTGGAGCTGGCCGGTCATTCAGGTGGTCTGTGCCTTGGTGATTTGGGCCTGGTCGCGGATTTTCACCAGAATGGCCGAAGTGGCCTCATTCAAGGGGGTCTCCCAGATTCCCTCCCAG includes the following:
- a CDS encoding alpha/beta hydrolase family protein: MTNVSQEDEQQPDQVGRWSRVRRLMTSLPIFVILMGILVSVSHLTAVPWKYDPVDQNFPTLTPDTSVTFDNPDGIHLDKMGDYRVKAHHETVTAVREGTDERQEIRVQIREPLGVQGERPGVVFMHGAGYGTCDNSFGDVAETLASAGFVTAVLDKPVWSTTDANRDYPASARAYDQVINLLRAKQNVDPARVGIYATSESTWISSFLLTMDKDVAFQILLSPMVYSPRHAVGFFVAQDFAIAGANQGYQSVVRRLFSTDASLFNINSLDIDPTDGNTYAIPTLLAYGAKDVMTAQVEGVQRVLAEAHAAGNENVTVRSYAVSNHVLRLGDEANTGTPLADHYQEDMTNWAVGQASGLRQTSPSVGGATIHQSIAVPTDLRGRPVLTIYMLALHILTFLLLLISLVLALVAGGVKIHHLIRHKGPALGFSHGFGGSLATVTGTTLASLVLFAAGLGQVIMAVVKLGWGGVPDPAGVSYWSWPVIQVVCALVIWAWSRIFTRMAEVASFKGVSQIPSQLKAHRAGGPTVAQQMHSNDPQPVVASTRLGLALFIVTTLAMFGVLLIFAFWGLFIYY